A DNA window from Vicinamibacterales bacterium contains the following coding sequences:
- a CDS encoding GAF domain-containing protein yields the protein MRRPIVRWSVFVTSVAVAAGCCYWAVRLEQRAAEQRRVQTAATADGRAIQGALTDARRALSAMASPGQAAVSWSRQATTSIEAVRSRLGTLSGVEGAAALKGLSERLDRLTDAETRVRDNAVGGRPLMASDVAFGEALPHVDAIDSQVADTVSAISNGADRAVAAARDGQLAALAGALAALGLAALILVPVPGRREPSSTESEAPATEPARGTLDLSLRPADAPPSKAMPARPAPDLAPLAALAAVCDGLAGLARGDELPAMLDQARTALAARGLAVWLTDGDRTALQVVASAGYDVRVVRRFPAVLVSDNNPTSRAYATGGPVVTAAGAGQPAAVTVPIKGARGTAGVLSAELIDGRIGDDETVARARIVAAQLAGLVEPLPRRERQDAPPAERAENA from the coding sequence ATGCGACGTCCCATCGTTCGCTGGTCGGTCTTCGTGACGTCCGTCGCGGTGGCGGCGGGCTGCTGCTACTGGGCGGTGCGCCTCGAGCAGCGGGCCGCGGAACAACGCCGCGTCCAGACGGCGGCGACGGCCGACGGGCGGGCCATCCAGGGCGCCCTCACCGACGCGCGGCGCGCCTTGAGCGCGATGGCCTCGCCGGGCCAGGCCGCCGTGAGCTGGAGCCGGCAGGCCACGACCTCGATCGAGGCCGTGCGCTCCCGGCTGGGCACGTTGTCGGGCGTCGAAGGCGCCGCCGCGCTGAAAGGCCTGTCGGAGCGCCTGGACCGCTTGACGGATGCCGAGACGCGGGTGCGCGACAACGCCGTCGGCGGGCGGCCGCTCATGGCGAGCGACGTCGCGTTCGGCGAGGCCCTGCCCCACGTCGATGCCATCGACTCGCAGGTGGCGGACACCGTCTCGGCCATCTCGAACGGGGCCGACCGCGCGGTGGCCGCAGCGCGTGACGGCCAGCTGGCGGCCCTCGCCGGCGCGCTGGCCGCCCTGGGGCTCGCGGCCCTGATCCTGGTGCCCGTACCCGGGCGGCGGGAGCCGTCCAGCACCGAGAGCGAGGCGCCGGCGACTGAGCCCGCCCGCGGCACCCTGGACCTGTCGCTCCGCCCCGCCGACGCCCCTCCCTCGAAAGCCATGCCGGCGCGCCCGGCGCCCGACCTCGCGCCGCTCGCGGCGCTCGCGGCGGTCTGCGATGGCCTTGCCGGCCTGGCACGCGGCGACGAGCTCCCGGCCATGCTCGACCAGGCTCGGACCGCGCTGGCCGCTCGCGGCCTGGCGGTGTGGCTGACCGACGGCGATCGCACCGCACTGCAGGTCGTGGCGTCCGCCGGCTACGACGTTCGCGTGGTCCGACGATTCCCGGCCGTGCTGGTGTCGGACAACAACCCGACGTCCAGGGCGTACGCCACCGGGGGTCCGGTGGTGACAGCGGCCGGGGCCGGCCAGCCGGCCGCGGTCACGGTGCCGATCAAGGGCGCGAGGGGCACGGCCGGCGTGCTGTCGGCCGAGTTGATCGATGGGCGGATCGGCGACGACGAGACGGTCGCCCGCGCGCGCATCGTCGCGGCGCAGCTGGCCGGGCTCGTCGAGCCCCTGCCTCGTCGCGAGCGACAGGACGCGCCGCCGGCCGAGCGCGCCGAGAACGCCTGA
- a CDS encoding PDZ domain-containing protein — protein MKRHRTVVITGLLATAVAVAVAGLAARTGDGQTWSTRGERTDQPDGRRGTGVFIAGDGERQVFALDGRGSQLGVMVSDADEAGARGVRVDEVQEDSAAARAGVKEGDVVLEFDGEQVRSARQFSRLVQETPSGRSVQMTVRRGTARQTFDITPQNAEFGWTARLGPQIREELERSLPRLRELPELAGPAFNFRFDGRPALGGRARLGVQVETLGDQLADYFGATSGGVLVASVTDDSPAVRAGVKAGDVITTVNGTSVRDARGLMDALAAAPESGEVTLDIIRDRKPVTLKATIDRPASEQRRRSRRPA, from the coding sequence ATGAAGAGGCATCGAACGGTCGTCATCACCGGCCTGCTCGCGACAGCGGTTGCTGTCGCCGTGGCAGGCCTCGCCGCGCGCACTGGTGACGGGCAGACGTGGAGTACCCGCGGAGAGCGAACCGATCAGCCCGACGGCCGGCGCGGCACCGGCGTCTTCATCGCCGGCGACGGCGAACGGCAGGTCTTCGCTCTCGACGGCCGCGGAAGCCAGCTTGGCGTGATGGTCAGCGACGCGGACGAGGCAGGCGCCAGGGGCGTGCGCGTCGACGAGGTGCAGGAAGACAGCGCCGCTGCCAGGGCCGGCGTGAAGGAAGGTGACGTGGTCCTCGAGTTCGACGGCGAGCAGGTGCGCAGCGCGCGCCAGTTCTCGCGGCTCGTCCAGGAGACGCCGTCAGGCCGCTCCGTGCAGATGACCGTCCGGCGAGGGACGGCCCGCCAGACGTTCGACATCACGCCCCAGAACGCCGAGTTCGGATGGACCGCCCGGCTCGGCCCGCAGATCCGGGAAGAGCTCGAGCGCAGCCTGCCCCGCCTCCGCGAGCTTCCCGAGCTCGCCGGGCCCGCCTTCAACTTCCGGTTCGACGGCCGGCCGGCGCTCGGCGGCCGAGCGCGGCTCGGCGTGCAGGTGGAGACGCTCGGCGATCAGCTGGCCGACTACTTCGGCGCCACGAGCGGCGGCGTGCTGGTCGCCAGCGTCACCGACGACTCCCCGGCGGTGCGCGCCGGCGTCAAGGCGGGCGACGTCATCACCACCGTGAATGGCACGTCCGTCAGGGACGCCCGCGGCCTGATGGACGCGCTCGCCGCCGCCCCGGAGAGCGGCGAGGTCACGCTGGACATCATTCGGGATCGCAAGCCGGTGACGCTCAAGGCGACGATCGACCGGCCCGCGAGCGAACAGAGACGGCGGTCCCGGCGGCCGGCCTGA
- a CDS encoding glutamine synthetase family protein, protein MDRKAEILERAGREGVKFLRLQFTDILGVVKNVEVPDRQFADALDGQVLFDGSSIEGFVRIEESDMYLKPDLDTFQVLPWPDASGAKVGSVTCDIANPDGSPFEGCPRSALKRAIARARVMDFRMVAGPEAEFFLFQRADSGPTTVTHDTAGYFDLAPVDKGEDVRREIVLALEQMGFTVEAAHHEVAPGQHEVDFRYDDVLRTADNISTFRFIVKNVAQRNGLHATFMPKPIFGVNGSGMHTHQTLRKGEANAFFDPDREWQLSAACLHYIGGLLRHARAYCAVTNPLVNSYKRLVPGHEAPTAVAWSERNRSPLVRVPAARGDATRVELRLPDPSCNPYLALTLMLRAGIDGIVHEMDPGPPVNKNIFKMSHRERRHLRIDDLPSTLAEALDELEKSELVRDALGDHIFAHFLAAKRDEWDAYIRHVSPWERDRYLSVY, encoded by the coding sequence ATGGACCGAAAAGCCGAGATTCTCGAGCGCGCGGGACGCGAAGGGGTGAAGTTCCTGCGGTTGCAGTTCACCGACATCCTCGGCGTCGTGAAGAACGTGGAGGTGCCCGACCGGCAGTTCGCTGACGCGCTCGACGGTCAGGTGCTCTTCGACGGTTCGTCGATCGAGGGCTTCGTCCGCATCGAAGAGTCCGACATGTACCTGAAGCCGGACCTGGACACGTTCCAGGTCCTCCCGTGGCCGGACGCGAGCGGCGCCAAGGTGGGCAGCGTCACGTGCGATATCGCGAATCCGGACGGCTCGCCGTTCGAGGGATGCCCGCGCTCGGCCCTGAAGCGGGCGATCGCCCGCGCCAGGGTGATGGACTTCCGCATGGTCGCGGGCCCCGAGGCGGAGTTCTTCCTGTTCCAGCGCGCCGACAGCGGACCGACCACCGTCACCCACGACACGGCGGGGTACTTCGACCTGGCGCCGGTGGACAAGGGCGAGGACGTGCGGCGCGAGATCGTGCTGGCACTGGAGCAGATGGGATTCACCGTGGAAGCGGCCCATCACGAAGTGGCGCCGGGACAGCACGAAGTGGACTTCCGCTACGACGACGTGCTGCGCACGGCCGACAACATCAGCACCTTCCGCTTCATCGTGAAGAACGTCGCCCAGCGCAACGGCCTGCACGCCACCTTCATGCCGAAGCCGATCTTCGGCGTGAACGGATCGGGCATGCACACCCACCAGACGCTGCGGAAGGGCGAGGCCAACGCCTTCTTCGACCCTGATCGTGAGTGGCAGTTGAGCGCGGCCTGTCTCCACTACATCGGCGGCCTGCTGCGCCACGCGCGCGCCTACTGCGCGGTGACGAACCCGCTCGTCAACTCCTACAAGCGACTGGTGCCCGGGCACGAGGCGCCCACGGCCGTGGCGTGGTCCGAGCGCAACCGCAGCCCGCTCGTCCGTGTCCCGGCCGCCCGCGGCGATGCCACCCGCGTCGAGCTGCGCCTCCCCGACCCCTCCTGCAACCCCTACCTCGCCCTGACGCTCATGCTGCGGGCCGGCATCGACGGCATCGTGCACGAGATGGACCCGGGTCCGCCGGTCAACAAGAACATCTTCAAGATGAGCCACAGGGAGCGGCGGCACCTGCGCATCGACGACCTGCCGTCCACCCTGGCCGAAGCGCTCGACGAGCTGGAGAAGAGCGAGCTCGTCCGGGACGCACTTGGGGACCACATCTTCGCGCACTTCCTGGCCGCCAAGCGGGACGAGTGGGACGCGTACATCCGGCACGTCTCGCCTTGGGAACGGGATCGCTACCTGAGCGTCTACTGA
- the atpB gene encoding F0F1 ATP synthase subunit A, producing the protein MEQLEHPSPLVDLVNALLGPAGIHVPDYLVFCALIVLFLGAIGLIVRSRLSVENPGKLQIVLEDVVGFLVEQLENLMPHKGKKFLPVVGTVFLFILIGNLMGQIPGLGAPTSNVNVPFALALVAWLYYHFEGVKAQGIVSYLLHFAFPPGVPKVMAPLMLPIEIISHLSRVMSLTLRLFGNIFGEHLVVLIIGSIVPFIAPLPIQALGLIVGPLQAFIFMILTAIYLSAATAVDEHH; encoded by the coding sequence GTGGAGCAGCTCGAACACCCCTCACCGCTCGTCGATCTCGTGAATGCCCTGCTGGGGCCCGCGGGCATCCACGTGCCCGACTACCTGGTGTTCTGCGCCCTGATCGTCCTGTTCCTGGGCGCGATCGGGCTCATCGTGCGGTCCCGGCTCAGCGTCGAGAATCCCGGCAAGCTCCAGATCGTCCTCGAGGACGTCGTGGGGTTCCTCGTCGAGCAGCTCGAGAACCTCATGCCCCACAAGGGCAAGAAGTTCCTGCCGGTCGTCGGCACCGTGTTCCTCTTCATCCTCATCGGCAACCTGATGGGACAGATTCCCGGGCTGGGCGCGCCGACGAGCAACGTGAACGTGCCGTTCGCGCTGGCGCTGGTGGCCTGGCTCTACTACCACTTCGAGGGCGTCAAGGCGCAGGGCATCGTGAGCTACCTGCTCCACTTCGCGTTCCCTCCCGGCGTTCCCAAGGTGATGGCGCCGCTGATGCTGCCCATCGAGATCATCAGCCACCTGTCGCGCGTGATGTCGCTGACGCTGCGCCTCTTCGGCAACATCTTCGGCGAGCACCTCGTGGTGCTCATCATCGGCAGCATCGTGCCCTTCATCGCGCCACTGCCCATTCAGGCGCTCGGCCTCATCGTCGGTCCGCTGCAGGCGTTCATCTTCATGATCCTGACGGCGATCTACCTGTCCGCCGCGACCGCGGTGGACGAGCACCACTAG
- a CDS encoding GAF domain-containing protein translates to MSAAATPGPNGASVRPSDQERLATLFALSREVTGFLHLDELLSTIPRLISRLTNFDVFSVYLMDEDESGLRIAYAEGYPEEAAKRVRLAPGQGAVGTAVQEQRSILLNDVAEDSRYLAIVPNVRSTLVVPLRYKGKAIGALNLLSGRLGAFDESDEAMLRAFGAPVAQAIVNARLFASEREYADTMEMLAEVGHEMSAILDLDELLTRVAHLVKRVIDYRTFGIALLTEATGLIEFKVAIHYGEGADTSAVRVGEGLLGYAVQHKEIVLVPDVSKDPRYINAVPDAKSELVVPLLVKDRCIGAFDLESPELNAFSKRHVEVLKLLAAEAAVAIENARLWEALSENEERLEKELRFAQRVQMAMLPRELPKRLRSVDVAWRFEPARELGGDLYDFLSPEPNQLIVAVGDVSGKGVPAALYSVFAGEVVRGRTYRRRAMPNRTGPGPTLTSINRILHERQLEEYYCTLCYTEFDLRNHTATLANSGLPFPIRCSADGAVCEHLALPGVPLGSFGTTTYDEIVVPANAGDVFVFFSDGISETFNGDGAEFGSARIAEIVRDHRDRPAAEIVDRIFESMETFRGDAEQNDDQTAVVVRILS, encoded by the coding sequence ATGAGCGCTGCCGCCACTCCTGGGCCGAACGGCGCGTCGGTCCGGCCGTCCGACCAGGAACGGCTCGCGACGCTGTTCGCGCTCAGCCGGGAGGTGACGGGATTCCTGCACCTCGACGAGCTGCTGAGCACCATCCCGCGCCTGATTTCGCGGCTGACCAACTTCGACGTGTTCTCCGTCTACCTGATGGACGAGGACGAGAGCGGGCTGCGCATCGCCTACGCCGAGGGGTACCCGGAAGAAGCCGCCAAGCGGGTTCGGCTGGCCCCCGGCCAGGGCGCCGTCGGCACGGCCGTGCAGGAGCAGCGCTCCATCCTCCTGAACGACGTCGCGGAGGATTCGCGCTACCTGGCCATCGTGCCCAACGTGCGGTCGACGCTGGTCGTGCCGCTTCGATACAAGGGCAAGGCGATTGGCGCGCTGAACCTGCTCAGCGGCCGGCTCGGCGCGTTCGACGAGAGCGACGAGGCCATGCTCCGCGCCTTCGGCGCGCCCGTGGCGCAGGCGATCGTGAACGCGCGCCTGTTCGCGTCGGAGCGCGAGTACGCCGACACGATGGAGATGCTGGCCGAAGTCGGCCACGAGATGAGCGCCATCCTCGACCTGGACGAGCTCCTCACCAGGGTCGCCCACCTCGTCAAGCGCGTCATCGACTACCGCACGTTCGGGATCGCGCTCCTGACCGAGGCGACCGGGCTCATCGAGTTCAAGGTGGCCATCCACTACGGCGAGGGCGCGGACACGTCCGCCGTCCGCGTCGGCGAGGGGCTGCTCGGGTACGCCGTGCAGCACAAGGAGATCGTGCTCGTCCCCGACGTCTCGAAGGACCCGCGCTACATCAACGCCGTCCCGGACGCGAAGTCCGAGCTCGTCGTACCGCTCCTGGTGAAGGACCGGTGCATCGGCGCGTTCGATCTCGAGAGCCCCGAGCTGAATGCCTTCTCCAAGCGCCACGTCGAAGTGCTGAAGCTGCTGGCCGCCGAAGCGGCGGTCGCCATCGAGAACGCGCGGCTGTGGGAGGCGCTGAGCGAGAACGAGGAACGGCTCGAAAAGGAGCTCCGGTTCGCACAGCGCGTCCAGATGGCGATGCTGCCGCGCGAGCTGCCGAAACGCCTGCGGTCGGTCGACGTCGCCTGGCGGTTCGAGCCCGCGCGGGAGCTGGGGGGCGACCTGTACGATTTCCTGTCGCCCGAACCGAACCAGCTCATCGTCGCGGTTGGCGATGTCTCGGGCAAGGGCGTGCCGGCGGCCCTGTACAGCGTGTTCGCCGGCGAGGTCGTGCGGGGCCGCACCTACCGTCGCCGGGCGATGCCGAACCGCACGGGACCGGGGCCGACCCTGACGTCGATCAACCGCATCCTGCACGAACGGCAGCTCGAGGAGTACTACTGCACGCTCTGCTACACCGAGTTCGACCTGCGCAACCACACGGCGACACTGGCGAACTCGGGCCTGCCGTTTCCGATCCGCTGCTCGGCCGACGGCGCCGTCTGCGAGCACCTGGCGCTGCCCGGCGTGCCGCTGGGGTCGTTCGGCACCACCACCTACGACGAGATCGTCGTGCCCGCCAACGCCGGTGACGTCTTCGTGTTCTTCTCCGACGGTATTTCCGAGACGTTCAACGGCGACGGCGCGGAGTTCGGCTCTGCCCGGATTGCCGAGATCGTGCGCGATCATCGCGACCGCCCCGCGGCCGAGATCGTGGACCGGATCTTCGAGTCGATGGAAACGTTTCGCGGCGACGCCGAGCAGAACGACGACCAGACCGCGGTCGTCGTCCGCATCCTCTCGTAG
- a CDS encoding S9 family peptidase, whose product MARVVPRREDDVRIAACTLVAALALPSASLAQERPVTFDDVLALRAVSAPAISPAGDAVLFVVREWQDGKGGKKESRSHVWKAPADASVPARQITFGERETQPSWSPDGRYMSFVAARGHASEPGTSQIWVMRSDGGEAWALTSAAADVEQYAWAPDSRHVAFTVADAETADEKAAVERRDDERQFERPSRPVHLWIVDLDTKGAARVTSGTDVTIQGALSWSPDSTRVAFAAGPSALLRDGRRDVYIADTATSALEKVSANFGPDSNPRFSPDGRSLAYLSEPVTAPAIGDGTPPGTVGQSRIMIYDLASKQTRDATGQLTVDPGSLHWTPDSTRLVFTAGTRAYNEAWMLDVASGDASQLTKGKTLQIGTFSRDGSRVALTMDSPTAPADVYVADARFVSPRRVSDVNPEARQFQLGETEVVTWKSTDGVAVEGVLLKPVGYDPAKRYPLLVVVHGGPAGAYVDNYRVGGLEGGQVWAGEGWAVFYPNPRGSTNYGEKFLRANVADWGGGDFRDIDTGVDALVARGIADKDRLALIGWSYGGYMTAWSITQTTRYKAAMVGAGLTNLWSMYGTNDIPNVLVGYFGGIAGKETLPLYVNRSAMSHIDRVTTPTLILHGGNDQRVPTGQSLELYRGLKDRGKETELVFYPREGHGISEYFHQQDRLTRIHDWVTGHVSGQAAKPASQRR is encoded by the coding sequence TTGGCGCGCGTCGTGCCGCGCCGGGAGGACGACGTGCGCATCGCCGCCTGCACTCTGGTTGCCGCCCTCGCGTTGCCGTCTGCATCGCTCGCGCAGGAGCGTCCCGTCACCTTCGACGACGTGCTGGCGCTGCGGGCCGTGTCCGCGCCCGCCATCTCCCCCGCGGGCGACGCCGTGCTGTTCGTGGTGCGCGAGTGGCAGGACGGCAAGGGCGGCAAGAAGGAGAGCCGAAGCCACGTCTGGAAGGCTCCCGCCGACGCCAGTGTCCCGGCGCGCCAGATCACGTTCGGGGAACGCGAAACCCAGCCGTCCTGGTCGCCGGATGGCCGCTACATGAGCTTCGTTGCGGCGCGCGGACACGCCAGCGAGCCGGGCACGTCCCAAATCTGGGTGATGCGGAGCGACGGCGGCGAAGCCTGGGCCCTCACGTCCGCGGCCGCCGATGTCGAGCAGTACGCGTGGGCGCCGGACAGCCGGCACGTGGCGTTCACCGTCGCCGACGCCGAGACGGCCGACGAGAAGGCCGCGGTGGAACGCCGCGACGACGAACGGCAGTTCGAGCGGCCGTCCCGTCCCGTCCACCTGTGGATCGTCGACCTGGATACCAAGGGCGCCGCGCGTGTCACGAGCGGCACCGACGTCACCATTCAGGGCGCGCTCTCGTGGTCGCCCGACTCCACCCGTGTGGCCTTCGCCGCCGGCCCCTCGGCGCTGCTCCGCGACGGCCGCCGCGACGTCTACATCGCCGACACGGCCACGAGCGCGCTTGAAAAGGTCAGCGCCAACTTCGGGCCCGACAGCAATCCCCGCTTCTCTCCCGATGGACGATCGCTGGCCTACCTGTCGGAACCGGTCACGGCGCCCGCCATCGGCGACGGCACACCGCCTGGAACGGTGGGGCAGTCGCGGATCATGATCTACGACCTCGCCTCGAAGCAGACCCGCGACGCGACAGGGCAGCTCACGGTGGACCCCGGAAGCCTGCACTGGACCCCTGACTCCACAAGGTTGGTCTTCACGGCGGGGACGCGCGCCTACAACGAGGCGTGGATGCTGGATGTCGCATCGGGCGACGCCTCCCAACTCACGAAGGGCAAGACGCTGCAGATCGGCACGTTCAGCCGGGACGGGTCGAGGGTCGCGCTCACGATGGACTCGCCGACGGCCCCGGCGGACGTCTACGTGGCCGACGCCCGGTTCGTCTCGCCGCGCCGGGTGTCGGACGTGAACCCCGAAGCGCGCCAGTTCCAGCTCGGCGAGACCGAAGTCGTCACGTGGAAGAGCACGGACGGCGTGGCCGTGGAAGGCGTCCTGCTGAAGCCCGTCGGCTACGACCCGGCCAAGCGCTATCCCCTGCTCGTCGTGGTTCACGGTGGTCCGGCCGGCGCGTACGTGGACAACTACCGCGTCGGCGGCCTCGAAGGCGGCCAGGTCTGGGCCGGCGAAGGGTGGGCCGTGTTCTACCCGAACCCCCGCGGCAGCACGAACTACGGCGAGAAGTTCCTGCGCGCCAACGTCGCGGATTGGGGCGGCGGTGACTTCCGGGACATCGACACGGGCGTGGACGCGCTGGTGGCGCGTGGCATCGCCGACAAGGACCGGCTGGCCCTGATCGGCTGGAGCTACGGCGGCTACATGACCGCCTGGTCGATCACGCAGACGACGCGTTACAAGGCCGCGATGGTCGGCGCCGGCCTCACCAATCTCTGGAGCATGTACGGCACCAACGACATCCCCAACGTGCTGGTCGGATACTTCGGCGGCATCGCCGGGAAGGAGACGCTGCCGCTCTACGTCAATCGCTCGGCCATGAGCCACATCGACCGCGTGACGACGCCGACCCTCATCCTCCACGGGGGAAACGATCAACGCGTCCCGACGGGACAGTCGCTCGAGCTCTATCGGGGATTGAAGGATCGGGGCAAGGAGACCGAGCTCGTGTTCTACCCGCGCGAAGGGCACGGCATCAGCGAGTACTTCCACCAGCAGGACCGGCTCACCCGCATCCACGACTGGGTGACCGGGCACGTCTCCGGCCAGGCGGCGAAGCCGGCCTCCCAGCGTCGATGA
- the fabZ gene encoding 3-hydroxyacyl-ACP dehydratase FabZ, with product MDSLTLPLDQAAIARILPHRYPFLLVDRITAFEPDVRIVGVKNVTATERYLSPPDEQGRQVLPPTVLTEAIAQVGGILILAKPEHAGHLVYFRGIERVRFKSHAVPGDSIDIEVRVVRLRSRMGVLTGFARVGDRLLVRGTMTFAMGPKADGTSSHEG from the coding sequence GTGGACTCGCTGACCCTTCCGCTCGACCAGGCGGCCATCGCCCGCATCCTTCCACACCGCTATCCATTCCTGCTGGTGGATCGCATCACGGCGTTCGAACCCGACGTGCGCATCGTGGGAGTGAAGAACGTCACGGCCACCGAGCGGTACCTGTCGCCGCCGGACGAGCAGGGACGCCAGGTGCTGCCGCCGACGGTGTTGACGGAGGCCATCGCGCAGGTCGGGGGCATCCTGATCCTGGCCAAGCCGGAACATGCCGGGCACCTCGTCTACTTCCGGGGCATCGAACGCGTTCGCTTCAAGAGCCACGCGGTGCCCGGCGATTCGATCGACATCGAGGTCCGCGTCGTCCGGCTCAGGAGCCGCATGGGCGTTCTGACGGGGTTCGCGAGGGTCGGCGACCGGCTCCTCGTTCGGGGAACGATGACGTTCGCGATGGGACCCAAGGCCGACGGCACGTCCAGCCACGAGGGCTGA